AGGTCTTCCTCATCAAAGGCCGGGAGGAGCCCCCTGCCCCCGCCGTGTCGCGTGAAGCGATGGCCCCCGCCACCTCCTCGCTGGGGCTTCTTCTTCTCGGGCCGCACCGTGACCTCCATCACCTTCCGCGTCACCATGGGAACCTTGATGTCGGCGAGTAATGCTCTGCCAGACATGATGGTTGCTGATACCTCGTCGCAATCGTCGTCGGGGAAGGGGCCTCGACGGAATTGGTAAATGTACAAAGATTTTTAATAAGCAAGGCAACAGGTGTGGGTTGGTAGGTGGGGGTGAGGCCAGTCCCCTATATACAAGGTGGCCGCGTGATGGTGCAAGAGGGCATGTGGtgggcccacgcgtcagcgaGGGGCCGTGCGgtgggaggaaggcacgaggcaggttCCGAAAGCGAGCATTTTGGGAATCTTGCGTGCTATTCCCTTGAGAGAACTACTATTTCTTGCATTGTGCCTCGCGTATGAATAGATGGATGTATGTTTGACTTTATCTATTTGGAGGCAAGCCAACATTTATTAGCTCAAGATTGTTCTACCACACACATGTAGTACGATTGTGCCACTATTGTCATACACTCTCCGTCTGGGTTTATAGGATGGTTTCAATGTTTAACCAAAAATCGTCTCACAAATGATTGTGTATAATGCTAAGATTTTTGCAAATCACTCATGGCTTGTTGCGTCATTTATTCGCTCAAGATTGTACTACACGCCTATAGTATGACTGTACTATTACTGCTGCTCTCCCCTTTTGGGTCTATTGGACGGGTTCGTTCAACCGAACATTTAACCAAAAATATTATAATAAATGATTGTGTGTAATGCTAAGATCTTTGCAAATCACTCATAGTTATGTCATTTATTAGCTCAATATTGTACTACACACCTGTAGTATCAGTGTACTGTTGTTGTACTCTCTTCGTGTGGGTTTATTGGACAGGTTCATCCAACCAAACGCTTAACCAATATCTTCTTATAAATGATTGTATTTAATTTTAATATCCTTGCAAATAACTCATAGCTAGTTACAACATTTATTAGCTCAAGATTATACTACGCGATGTAGTACAACTGTACTACTACCGTCGTACACTCTCAGTATTGGTTTATTGCATGGGTTCATCCAACCGAACATTGAACCAAAAAATCTTCTCATAAATGATTGTATGTATTGCTAGGATCTTCGCAAATCTCTCATAGCTAGTTACATCATTTATTAGCTCAAGATTATACTACACACCTGTAGTATGACTCTACTATTGTCGTAGTCTCTTCGCCTAAGTTTATTGGACAGGCTCATTAAATCAAACATTTAACTAAAAATTGCCTCATAAATGATTGTTTGTAATGCTAAAATCTTTGCAAATAACTCATAGCTAGTTATACCATTTACTAGCTCAAGATTATACTACACACCTGTAGTATGATTGTACTACTATTGTCATACATCTCCGTTCGGGTTCATCTAGTCGAATGTTTTACCAAAAATCTTGTCATATATGATTATGTGTAATGTTAAGATCTTTGCAAATCACTCGCTAGTTACACCATTAATTAGCTCAAGATTGTACAACACACAAGTAGTATGACTATTGTTTTCGTACTCACTTCATCCGGGTTTATTGGGCGGGTTCATCAAACCAAATGTTTAATCAAAATCATCTCATAAATGATTGTGCGTAACTCCAAGATTCTTGTAAGTCACTCATAGCTACTTACTTCGTTGTTCTCAAATAAAAATACAGTTACTCCATTAAGTTACTATCATGTAGTTTATGTGCAATTGTTAGCATTATTATGCGATAATTATATGAATTATAAGTTAGCATTGTAATTTTCTCATCACATTCTTGATCTAACCATGTATATGGAGATCCAACATTCGTTTTTAAAGAACATGACATCGACCTTGTATCTTGCTTAATATTCAACCAATATCCCCTTATAGATGATTCTATAACTCTATGATTAAATTATACATATCTACTTACCCCCATTGACTTACTATCAAGTACTAGTAAACTGCACGTGCTTTGCACGTAGTAACCAGTTGAGATGGAACTAAAAGATAGCAGAGGGTCCAATTTATGTAAAAGAAAATAATCATTTCTATTTTTAGACCCCTTGTTTCTCATCCATATATAGGTTTGGAAAATGTATCCTACTATACAACATAAGCAAAAGCTCAACTACAATATGCAACAACACAAGTGCTCACAGCTACAAGTCAAACATCAATAACTTATAACCAAATAGGTCATGGCAGAATCGCCCACCATACAATTATTGCTATTTGCGAGCTGAGTTTGTTTTCAGGGTTGATCTCACATATTGTTTATAGACAGCTATGTCACGTACAACAGTACATATAGATACATACACTTCTTttactaacatttttcaaatcCACAACTAAAGAGGGTAGCTCATGCCAAAATGAAGCTGGCACCTAATAGTAATGTTGCCTGAAGCATGGATGCTTAGAGCTCACCAGAAGCCTTCATTTCAAGTTCATGATCCATAAAGGCATAAGATTCCAATTGACCCTGCCAACATGAGAGTGTATCAAGTTAAGTATTGAGACAAAAAAATGTGCGAAGAGGCATTCAATGACAAGATAAAAACAACACCTTCTATATGGTATAAAACCAGTCTGCAATGTCGATCATGGTTTTGTGCAATCTAAGGCTAGCATAATCAAAAAACGTAAATGACCAAATTCCAGCTTAGCAAATCAAATTCATGGTTTGCACATAAAAAATGATTCGGTGTATTATACATGAAACAAGGATCCTGATCTAGTTGATGATCTTCTGGACACAAACTTAGAACTACAGCAAACAAAAAAGTTGACAATAGTAGCACAATACTCCATTCGTGCTCTCTCTGAACAGAAAACATTATGTATTCATATATCTGTAGAACATATTAGAATATAAGGCCTATGTTATTCATGATTCTAATATATGCGTATATTTATAAAAAAATCTCAACAATTATCAACGTACCAATATTATGAGACAAAGTAAAGCATGCTCATATATATGAAACAAAGACAGTTATGCATTATATACATTTATCGTGCCAAAACCTCCTTATAGAcaatatttttggtactttttcCTGATGGGTCGACATCCCTGTTTGGCTTGGCAAGTATTCTTGTTGTTTGCCTTGATATTCCTCGGGACAATGCAACATATAGTTGACCGTGAGAGAACACAGGTTCTGGAAGGTAGATACCAACATGCGGAATTGTTTGACCTTGAGCTTTATTGATTGTCATTGCAAAGCTAAGACGAATTGGAAATTGCTTTCTCTTGAACTTGAAGGGAAGCACATCATCTTCAGAAGGATACAAAGGTATTCTTGGAAGGAATACTCGCTTTCCAGCATGTTGTCCTCCAATAATTTCAGCATCGATAGCATTATCTTGAAATGCCTTAATAATAAGCCTTGTTCCATTGCATAACCCATTATGAGGATCTAAATTCCGAAGCAAGATCACAGGGCAATTTATTTTCAGCCTGAGAACATGTGGAGGTAGGCCATTAGGTATGAGAGAATTCAGGAATTCAGGTGGGTAGTGATTGTGAGTATCATCCACTGCTGAATCAAAACTATAGTAGACCTTTTCTTCTCCAGGAAATCGATCTATAAGCTTCACATTTAATTCATCCACGTATTCATTTTGGTGGAAAGAATGGCACGAGAACTTATATAAGACGGTAATCTTCCATTCTTGTCAAGTGAAGGAAATACTTCGTTTAGCAACTTACTAACCGAGGTCTCTGAATGTGTGTAACCTACAACCATCTCTTCAGGTAAATGCACATAGTCTTCACCAATTGATTCTTCAACGCCATTGCCAACTCTCAAGAGAAAATCAGAGAACCATGGATCTGTTTGTGCTCTCATATTGCGCCAGAGTTTTATTTGTCTTATATCCTCCCACAGATAAGATTTTCTGAGAATGGCATTAACAATTTGGGCTCTAGTGCCACGCCTAACTACTGGAAGGACTTGTCGGAAATCTCCTCCGAACACAATTACTTTACCTCCAAATTGTGATCTACAACCAGTAATATCTTGCAGGGATCTATCAAGTGCCTCAACTGCTTGCCGTTTTGTCATGGCAACTTCATCCCAAATTATCAAAGATGCTCTTCGAAGTAATTCAGCTGTCCCACTCTGCTTACTGAAGTTGCACACAGTATCTTCTTGAACATTTATTGGTATTTTAAATCTGGAATGGGCCGTCCGACCACCAGGCATGATAGAAGCTGCAATGCCAGATGTTGCTATTGCAATGGCTATCAAACCCATTGATCTTACTTTTGCCAATAAAGCTTTATAAAGGCACGTCTTTCCTGTACCTCCTGGACCATCGATGAAGAAGACCTTACCCTTCTGGTTCAAGACGTGGTCCATTATTTCATCAAAAGCAAGCTGTTGTTCATTGTTTAAAGTTGCCTGCAGCTCCAGGTCTTCTTTAGCAACTTCAATAGACATTTCTTCACTCAATTCTCTCGCCTCTAAGCTGTCCAGATCATCAGCATCCAATAGATCTGGAAGATCAAAGGTCTTGATGTCCTTTCCCATGGAATATAACAAATATCGAATATCTCCAAGCACGAGTTTCTCGATTGCTTCATCACTTATGTTCTCCCTACGAAAATCGTCAGACATTGCTTCAAAGTGATTGTTCCATAATGCACGAACATTTGTAACTTCGCAAAATGCCAAAATTGTAGCAAAAAGCCTTCTAAGTGCATAGGGCATTTGAAATGTGGCAGCTTCGGTGAGACAGTCAGAAATACTATCATCTGCTTCTATGAGACCCCTTCTCTCTGCAGCTTCTCTAAATGTGGAGAAAACAACACCATCAACAGTACGTAAATCATCAAAAGATGTAGCCCCCCTCACATGGTTTAGCAATATTCTCAAGTAATAGCGTTCACCTTCTGCAGGGTGAGCAGCCACAAATCGACCTATTTGAATTCTCTTGGTACGTTGTCTCCATGTCTTGTGGTTCCTCTGCCATGTATAAAATTCAGGGAATTCCTTATATAGGAAATTTCTAGCATAAGGATCGATAGAGTTCATTCTAAAATACTCAGTAAGCATTGTCCTGGAAGATGATTCTATACTAATCACATTTTCCAAATTGTCAGTCTTTATAACGGACCAAATGCATATTTGGCAAATGGACTTGTAATTGTAGAACGGGAGGAGACATCTCACTCAGGTCGAAAGAGTAAATTCTCCATATTGCTTCTGGAGGTGATATAAAGCGGGCATCTCTATACTCACGAATTTCCAATAACTCGACCTTCTGCGGCTTCTATAATAAAAGAGGCACGATCATGACCCTTGTAAATGTACTTAAATAAATACTTAACAGCCTTGATGCTGGAGCAAACTTCGATGTTTATATGGCAATTATATCTCATAAGTAGGTATGGATTATACGGCACAACCCATCTATTATCCAAAACAGATCCCCTAATGCGCACTTTACGGCCATCATCCCTGCGTCTATAAATTGGATATGAGTCTTTCCCTTGCAATGTAGCATCTGAGAATGCTTGGGGATAATGGTATTTACATTCCCCATTTTGCATGCAGGAATTTTTACTATTGAGAACGCcacagggcccatgcatcatgtGTTTAATAACTAAATCATGTAACACTGGGTACTTGTTTTTGTTAGGAATTTCAGCTGATATAATTTGATCATACTGATCTGGGTTATTTATCTTATAATCCGACTTTAGGATTATTAAGAAATGTGCATGGGGTAGCCCCCTCTTTTGAAATTCAATAACACGCACGTGAGCGGCAACTTCACCAAAAAAATTCTTTTTAAATATAAGATTCTTAAGATCCTCCAATTTTGCCTTGAATACTCGTGCTACCAAATCTGGCCGA
This Triticum urartu cultivar G1812 unplaced genomic scaffold, Tu2.1 TuUngrouped_contig_10235, whole genome shotgun sequence DNA region includes the following protein-coding sequences:
- the LOC125526482 gene encoding ATP-dependent DNA helicase PIF1-like isoform X2, with product MPYALRRLFATILAFCEVTNVRALWNNHFEAMSDDFRRENISDEAIEKLVLGDIRYLLYSMGKDIKTFDLPDLLDADDLDSLEARELSEEMSIEVAKEDLELQATLNNEQQLAFDEIMDHVLNQKGKVFFIDGPGGTGKTCLYKALLAKVRSMGLIAIAIATSGIAASIMPGGRTAHSRFKIPINVQEDTVCNFSKQSGTAELLRRASLIIWDEVAMTKRQAVEALDRSLQDITGCRSQFGGKVIVFGGDFRQVLPVVRRGTRAQIVNAILRKSYLWEDIRQIKLWRNMRAQTDPWFSDFLLRVGNGVEESIGEDYVHLPEEMVVGYTHSETSVSKLLNEVFPSLDKNGRLPSYISSRAILSTKMNTWMN